The genomic stretch GCCGAAGCCGCCACCCTTGGCGCGGCCGTCTTTAGATGGCCAGGCGCTTACGGCCCTTGGCGCGGCGTGCGTTCAGCACAGCACGGCCACCGCGGGTCTTCATGCGGACACGGAAACCGTGGGTGCGCTTGCGACGGGTAACGGAAGGTTGATAGGTACGCTTCATGATGCACTCTCTTGTTAATGGGTGGT from Ralstonia pickettii encodes the following:
- the rpmH gene encoding 50S ribosomal protein L34; this translates as MKRTYQPSVTRRKRTHGFRVRMKTRGGRAVLNARRAKGRKRLAI